A region from the Streptomyces lydicus genome encodes:
- a CDS encoding ATP-binding protein, producing the protein MRTRNREPQTLGSEGTLDRMARILAARNIDPAAVAAVVDEPEPFSLLDALSAGMPPRYQAAVADHPQVLAWAREVTEAAVAPSRGARRQVTTGPSLLMAGVVGAGKTHQAYGAVRLLAQRGIGVRWRATTAADLYADLRPRPGVDSERVLAAVSRCPLLIIDDLGAAKSSEWVEEVTYRLINRRYNLKLPTLITTNLSIRDFRAYLGDRVASRLAQMTTRVEFEPVDRRRFRAAA; encoded by the coding sequence ATGCGCACCCGTAACCGCGAACCGCAGACCCTCGGCAGCGAGGGCACCCTGGACCGCATGGCGCGGATCCTGGCCGCCCGCAACATCGACCCGGCCGCCGTCGCCGCGGTGGTCGACGAGCCCGAACCGTTCTCCCTGCTGGACGCCCTGTCGGCCGGGATGCCCCCGCGCTACCAGGCCGCCGTCGCCGACCACCCGCAGGTCCTGGCCTGGGCCCGTGAGGTCACCGAGGCGGCCGTCGCCCCCAGCCGGGGAGCCCGGCGGCAGGTCACCACCGGGCCCAGTCTGCTGATGGCCGGGGTCGTCGGCGCGGGCAAAACCCACCAGGCGTACGGCGCGGTCCGGCTGCTGGCCCAGAGAGGCATCGGCGTCCGCTGGCGCGCGACCACTGCCGCCGACCTGTACGCCGACCTGCGCCCCCGGCCCGGGGTCGACAGCGAGCGGGTGCTGGCCGCCGTCAGCCGCTGTCCGCTGCTGATCATCGACGACCTCGGCGCGGCCAAGTCCTCCGAGTGGGTCGAGGAAGTGACCTACCGGCTGATCAACCGCCGGTACAACCTCAAGCTCCCGACGCTGATCACCACCAACCTGAGCATCAGGGACTTCCGGGCCTACCTCGGTGACCGCGTCGCCAGCAGGCTCGCGCAGATGACCACCCGCGTCGAGTTCGAGCCGGTCGACCGCAGACGCTTCCGCGCCGCCGCCTGA
- a CDS encoding transcriptional regulator, producing MLAMPSGTPACPDTDRHRRLAAQLADMIPGAATIRVSLNDPQQSWPHPHAIVKDESRATLKVGRNTARVAARWILRVWPEADWTRPHTFDLADATLTRSDLIAAGRGR from the coding sequence ATGCTCGCCATGCCGAGCGGAACCCCCGCCTGCCCGGACACCGACCGCCACCGCCGCCTCGCCGCGCAGCTCGCCGACATGATCCCGGGCGCGGCCACCATCCGGGTCAGCCTCAACGACCCTCAGCAGTCGTGGCCCCACCCGCACGCCATCGTCAAGGACGAGAGCCGGGCGACGCTGAAGGTGGGCCGGAACACGGCGAGGGTCGCAGCCCGCTGGATCCTGCGGGTCTGGCCGGAGGCGGACTGGACACGGCCGCACACCTTCGACCTCGCCGACGCGACCCTCACGCGCAGCGACCTGATCGCCGCCGGTCGGGGCCGCTGA
- a CDS encoding helix-turn-helix domain-containing protein produces MPPRQFDGSRVRAVRRGKDLGQRQLAAEVGVSAPTVARWEGGQDFPKGEKLPSIAAALGQPLDALFPHDGPPDLQLLRCDAGLSVAQAAAIIGTSRVPVSSAESGRRRLSAAYVQPLAEAYGVTESELLSAQDCSFGHRHGASRDEQATAPRTVGEKINYLLEHGYVGQEPPSDTEIAQLVNEHAGEAAVTTDDIVALREGVATEASDVVRAGLAEALQVDAALFQDDAEVNSAARELLEAIRFLGSIHRGQILGLAARGNSGGLSAEMMANINELVGELKHKLPEVPDPGVQNGE; encoded by the coding sequence GTGCCCCCACGTCAGTTCGACGGCAGTCGCGTGCGTGCTGTCCGGCGGGGCAAGGACCTTGGTCAGAGACAGTTGGCCGCCGAGGTAGGTGTCAGCGCCCCCACTGTCGCGCGATGGGAGGGCGGCCAGGATTTCCCCAAGGGCGAGAAGCTGCCTTCGATCGCGGCGGCGCTCGGTCAGCCGCTCGATGCTCTTTTCCCCCACGACGGCCCGCCGGACCTACAGCTCCTGCGGTGCGACGCCGGCCTCAGCGTGGCGCAGGCCGCTGCGATCATCGGCACGAGCCGCGTGCCGGTGAGCAGCGCCGAGTCCGGTCGACGTAGACTCAGCGCTGCCTACGTGCAGCCCCTTGCAGAGGCGTACGGGGTGACCGAGAGCGAATTGCTGTCGGCCCAGGACTGCTCATTTGGACATCGCCACGGGGCCTCGCGTGACGAGCAGGCAACCGCACCCCGCACGGTCGGCGAAAAGATCAACTATCTCCTGGAGCACGGGTACGTGGGCCAGGAGCCGCCCTCTGACACGGAAATCGCGCAGCTCGTCAATGAGCACGCGGGTGAGGCGGCCGTTACAACCGACGACATCGTCGCCCTTCGCGAGGGTGTTGCAACCGAGGCGTCAGACGTGGTGCGTGCTGGCCTGGCTGAGGCACTGCAGGTCGACGCCGCTCTCTTCCAGGACGATGCCGAGGTCAATTCTGCGGCCCGCGAACTCCTGGAGGCGATCCGCTTCCTTGGCTCCATTCACCGAGGACAGATCCTTGGTCTTGCCGCCCGCGGCAACAGCGGGGGGTTGTCCGCTGAGATGATGGCCAACATCAACGAACTCGTCGGAGAGCTGAAGCACAAGCTGCCCGAGGTGCCGGACCCCGGGGTGCAGAACGGGGAGTGA
- a CDS encoding HAD-IA family hydrolase produces the protein MRFGTIGGTNRTGTVGLADVLPLLRPANDKWILALSSPYAAGFVTLSGLDGRPKSQQWSSRMSNRRTGLILDFGGVLTTPLLPAVLAFEQREGLPQGACLTALYKDDAGVRITSDLERGAVSQTEWNEFAGKMLGVSPDNLMGRIFGDLRPEPLLIDAAAAARRAGIKVGILSNSVGLAPWDLYQGYELEKLYDVVVISEQHLMRKPDPNLFEITLKLMDLPAEECIFVDDTEAYVQAAEQLGLAGVHNQDPKQTVTTLSELLGVDLTAS, from the coding sequence GTGAGATTCGGCACCATCGGCGGCACGAACCGGACTGGTACCGTGGGGCTGGCGGACGTATTGCCTTTGCTCCGCCCCGCAAATGATAAGTGGATCCTGGCTTTGTCGTCGCCGTATGCAGCCGGGTTCGTGACGCTGTCCGGTCTGGATGGACGTCCGAAATCTCAGCAATGGAGTTCCCGCATGTCCAATCGCCGCACCGGCCTCATCCTCGATTTCGGAGGCGTGCTCACCACCCCGCTGCTGCCTGCAGTGCTCGCCTTCGAGCAGCGCGAGGGACTTCCGCAGGGTGCTTGCCTCACGGCCCTGTACAAGGACGACGCCGGCGTCCGGATCACCAGCGACCTTGAGCGCGGAGCGGTCTCTCAGACGGAGTGGAACGAGTTCGCCGGCAAGATGTTGGGCGTGTCACCCGACAACCTCATGGGCCGCATTTTCGGTGACCTTCGTCCTGAGCCGCTGCTGATCGACGCCGCCGCTGCGGCGCGCCGAGCCGGTATCAAGGTGGGCATTCTGTCAAACTCCGTGGGGCTCGCCCCGTGGGACCTGTACCAGGGGTACGAGCTTGAGAAGCTGTACGACGTCGTGGTGATCTCCGAGCAGCACCTCATGCGCAAGCCTGACCCGAACCTTTTCGAGATCACGCTCAAGCTCATGGACCTGCCGGCAGAGGAGTGCATCTTTGTCGACGACACCGAAGCGTACGTGCAGGCAGCAGAGCAGCTCGGCCTCGCTGGGGTGCACAACCAGGACCCCAAGCAGACGGTAACCACCCTCTCCGAGCTGCTCGGCGTGGACCTCACCGCGTCTTAG
- a CDS encoding MAB_1171c family putative transporter, which translates to MFDYFQYLTAAVMTIIAIWRFPAVRYGDSHRRALWGGYAGFAVALCLYTPAAMDALDRIPVVDLSALLRHFASTAAIMAALTYVATSYGKSTEVVVPRHVAVSRWIARASYKAGAIGVTLLTVLFFTVVDRRTPSENFLIDHAGEWGVAVYMTVFYFFPLVTTAVCGYQWTRAGRQAESTSMRVGLGLMGISMWMGLAHTVARIAILWVAVAFPLRLSTVQFLVDVTQIWMDLLFLFVAVGASIPTTRAAVARWKSWRTLYRTYPLWFDLVEAFPGTSLYPAGRRIAELMHIRVPIDVRLDRWTQDIADACEKLRHYAPRNLMFAAEDATASHSDPEPAAEAYWIKAALQAADAAPFHPQAAAPLRGKPFVDTDSEAAWLARVSTAYSTITAEQAKGLLLHSARVESELDQ; encoded by the coding sequence GTGTTCGATTACTTTCAATACCTCACTGCAGCAGTGATGACCATTATCGCCATCTGGCGATTCCCTGCAGTTCGGTACGGTGACTCTCATCGTAGGGCGCTCTGGGGCGGCTATGCGGGATTCGCCGTAGCCCTGTGTCTCTACACGCCGGCGGCGATGGATGCCCTAGATCGCATTCCCGTGGTGGACCTGAGCGCCCTACTCAGGCACTTTGCCAGTACCGCAGCGATCATGGCAGCTCTGACGTACGTGGCCACCAGCTACGGGAAGAGCACGGAGGTAGTCGTACCCCGGCACGTCGCGGTCTCCCGCTGGATTGCCCGTGCATCGTATAAGGCAGGGGCGATAGGCGTCACTCTCCTCACGGTCCTATTCTTCACCGTGGTGGACCGCAGAACCCCAAGCGAAAATTTTCTCATCGATCACGCTGGAGAATGGGGAGTCGCGGTCTACATGACCGTCTTCTACTTCTTCCCGCTTGTCACAACCGCAGTTTGCGGCTACCAGTGGACGAGGGCAGGGCGGCAGGCCGAGAGCACGAGCATGCGCGTCGGTCTGGGTTTGATGGGGATTTCGATGTGGATGGGGCTGGCCCATACAGTGGCCCGTATTGCCATCCTCTGGGTTGCGGTGGCCTTCCCTCTGAGACTCTCCACAGTTCAGTTCCTTGTGGATGTCACACAGATATGGATGGACCTGCTCTTCCTGTTCGTTGCCGTAGGGGCGAGCATTCCCACCACCCGCGCGGCAGTGGCTCGGTGGAAGTCATGGCGAACTCTCTACAGGACTTATCCACTCTGGTTTGACCTCGTGGAGGCTTTTCCCGGGACGAGCCTGTACCCAGCCGGACGGCGCATCGCGGAACTCATGCACATACGCGTCCCCATCGACGTCCGCCTGGACCGATGGACTCAGGATATTGCCGATGCTTGCGAGAAGCTGCGCCATTACGCTCCACGAAACCTGATGTTCGCCGCAGAAGACGCTACCGCCTCACACTCCGACCCTGAGCCGGCCGCAGAGGCGTATTGGATTAAGGCGGCACTCCAAGCCGCTGACGCCGCACCATTCCATCCGCAGGCCGCCGCCCCCCTGAGGGGCAAGCCGTTTGTTGACACCGACAGTGAAGCGGCGTGGCTAGCACGAGTCAGCACGGCTTACTCGACCATCACCGCGGAGCAGGCGAAGGGACTTCTCCTGCACTCCGCACGAGTGGAATCTGAATTGGATCAGTAG
- a CDS encoding class I SAM-dependent methyltransferase, whose amino-acid sequence MTSSNPSYTPEELFASTAPYYARFRPRYAPEFYTLLADRFSLDGTQRVLDLGAGPGIIALDLAPLVGEVIAVDPEKGMLEEGRRLAAEHNITNIDWHEGDSTNLPAMDVGPVLLTVMGAAYHWMDRDRVAQHLDQLIKPGGAIVLASGGAPGDLDPAPWRQVVDLVRTRYLGPERRAGSGTYSHPKDRHQDVLARSPFSQVDTARWDHTLTRTVDDVIGWTFSLSYSSPAQLGGKKNAFEQDLRAALLAFAPSGQFDEVIRTEAIIAARP is encoded by the coding sequence ATGACCTCCTCCAACCCCTCGTACACGCCCGAAGAGCTGTTCGCGTCCACCGCGCCGTACTACGCGCGCTTCCGGCCCCGTTACGCGCCGGAGTTCTACACCCTGCTTGCCGACCGCTTCAGCCTGGACGGCACCCAGCGTGTCCTCGACCTCGGCGCCGGCCCCGGCATCATCGCCCTCGACCTCGCCCCACTTGTCGGCGAGGTCATCGCCGTCGACCCCGAGAAGGGCATGCTCGAAGAAGGCCGACGCCTGGCCGCCGAGCACAACATCACCAACATCGACTGGCACGAGGGCGACTCCACCAACCTCCCAGCCATGGACGTCGGGCCCGTGCTGCTCACCGTCATGGGCGCGGCGTACCACTGGATGGACCGCGACCGGGTAGCTCAGCACCTCGACCAGCTCATCAAGCCGGGCGGAGCAATCGTCCTCGCCTCCGGCGGCGCCCCCGGCGACCTCGACCCCGCCCCCTGGCGGCAGGTCGTCGACCTGGTCCGCACCCGCTACCTCGGCCCCGAGCGCCGCGCCGGCTCTGGCACCTATTCCCACCCCAAGGATCGCCACCAGGACGTCCTCGCCCGCTCCCCGTTCTCCCAGGTCGACACCGCGCGCTGGGACCACACCTTGACCCGCACCGTGGACGACGTCATCGGCTGGACCTTCAGCCTCTCCTACTCCAGCCCGGCCCAGCTCGGTGGGAAGAAGAACGCCTTCGAGCAGGACCTGCGCGCAGCATTGCTCGCCTTCGCCCCGTCCGGACAGTTCGACGAGGTGATCCGCACGGAGGCCATCATCGCCGCCCGGCCGTGA
- a CDS encoding phytanoyl-CoA dioxygenase family protein codes for MTIPSAPDPEQLAAFDRDGLLILRDALAPEVRDRAAEAAVRLLATDRTAGRDRSVDGKDGFRGAVALDDAFLPLLANPAVLPTLVGLLSPNLYLLSSNLIAMPSLPDEERTIRVPARHGWHRDMSSTAADLGIEQTPRLAIKVAYVLTDPGPDAGLTMFVPGSHTRTGLVTVPQGDIDPPGAITPDIGPHDVVLFENRTWHAGGLNRSGRTRLAVMMQYGFRWLNAVDDPAPGLLDRPGLDHVERQLLGARDRHPDGSVAREGSGARPLTAWWEHLNAASAR; via the coding sequence ATGACCATCCCGTCCGCACCCGACCCGGAGCAGTTGGCCGCCTTCGACCGCGACGGCCTGCTCATCCTGCGCGATGCCCTTGCCCCTGAAGTCCGCGACCGCGCGGCCGAGGCCGCCGTACGGCTCCTGGCCACCGACCGGACCGCGGGCCGGGACCGCTCGGTCGACGGCAAGGATGGCTTCCGTGGCGCCGTTGCCCTCGACGACGCCTTCCTGCCGCTCCTCGCCAACCCGGCCGTGCTGCCCACGCTCGTCGGCCTGCTCAGCCCCAACCTCTACCTGCTGTCGAGCAACCTGATTGCCATGCCGTCGCTCCCCGACGAGGAGCGCACCATCCGCGTCCCGGCCAGGCATGGCTGGCACCGCGACATGTCCTCCACTGCGGCCGACCTCGGCATTGAGCAGACGCCTCGTCTGGCGATCAAGGTGGCGTACGTCCTCACCGACCCGGGCCCGGACGCCGGGCTCACCATGTTCGTGCCCGGCAGCCACACTCGCACCGGCCTCGTCACCGTCCCCCAGGGAGACATCGACCCGCCCGGCGCGATCACCCCGGACATTGGCCCCCACGACGTGGTCCTCTTCGAGAACCGCACCTGGCACGCCGGCGGCCTCAACCGCTCCGGCCGCACCCGGCTGGCCGTGATGATGCAGTACGGCTTCCGGTGGCTCAACGCGGTCGACGACCCCGCCCCTGGCCTTCTCGACAGGCCGGGCCTTGATCACGTTGAACGGCAGCTCCTCGGCGCCCGTGACCGCCACCCCGATGGCTCCGTCGCCCGCGAAGGCTCTGGTGCCCGCCCCCTGACCGCCTGGTGGGAGCACCTGAATGCCGCCTCCGCTCGTTGA